A stretch of Triticum aestivum cultivar Chinese Spring chromosome 1D, IWGSC CS RefSeq v2.1, whole genome shotgun sequence DNA encodes these proteins:
- the LOC123181522 gene encoding probable methyltransferase PMT21, whose protein sequence is MKYSKEAKPERAGGGGAGARAVPVALMLLLLCGFSFYLGGIYSTGRTFTFSSTTTSIIPIVSTAKQEGSAIALAIARNGNGDDEVEFSECPADYQDYTPCTDPKRWRRYGNYRLSFMERHCPPPPERAVCLVPPPRGYKPPIRWPKSKDQCWYRNVPYDWINSQKSNQHWLRKDGDRFTFPGGGTMFPNGVGAYVDLMADLIPGMKDGSVRTALDTGCGVASWGGDLLARNILTVSLAPRDNHEAQVQFALERGIPAILGIISTQRLPIPSASMDMAHCSRCLIPWTEFGGLYLMEIQRVLRPGGFWVLSGPPINYENRWHGWNTTVEAQKADFDRLKKMLASMCFRLYNKKGDIAVWQKSLDAGCYDKLTPVTTPAKCDDSVDADAAWYVPMRSCVTAPSPKSRGKALPKWPQRLGVAPERVSVVPGGSGSTMKHDDGKWKAAVKHYKALLPALGSDKVRNVMDMSTVYGGFAASLVKDPVWVMNVVSSYGPNSLGVVYDRGLIGTNHDWCEAFSTYPRTYDLLHADGLFAAESHRCEMKFVLVEMDRILRPTGYAIIRDNPYFLDSVASIAKGMRWTCDRHDTENKENEKEKLLICHKQLWSAKKA, encoded by the exons ATGAAGTACAGCAAGGAGGCCAAGCCCgagagggcgggcggcggcggcgctggggcgagGGCCGTGCCGGTGGCGCTCATGCTGCTCCTCCTCTGCGGCTTCTCCTTCTACCTCGGCGGCATCTACAGCACCGGCCGCACCTTCACCTTCTCCTCCACCACAACCAGCATCATCCCCATCGTCTCCACGGCCAAGCAGGAGGGCTCTGCGATCGCCCTCGCCATTGCCAGGAACGGCAACGGCGACGACGAGGTGGAGTTCTCCGAGTGCCCCGCTGACTACCAGGACTACACCCCCTGCACCGACCCCAAGCGGTGGAGGAGGTACGGCAACTACCGGCTCAGCTTCATGGAGCGGcactgcccgccgccgccggagcgcgCCGTCTGCCTGGTGCCGCCGCCGCGGGGCTACAAGCCGCCCATCCGCTGGCCCAAGAGCAAGGACCAGTGCTGGTACCGCAACGTGCCCTACGACTGGATCAACAGCCAGAAGTCCAACCAGCACTGGCTCCGCAAGGACGGCGACCGCTtcaccttccccggcggcggcACCATGTTCCCCAACGGCGTCGGCGCGTACGTCGACCTCATGGCCGACCTGATCCCCGGCATGAAGGACGGCAGCGTCCGCACCGCGCTCGACACGGGGTGCGGCGTGGCCAGCTGGGGCGGCGACCTGCTGGCCCGGAACATCCTGACCGTGTCGCTGGCGCCCAGGGACAACCACGAGGCGCAGGTGCAGTTCGCGCTGGAGCGCGGCATCCCGGCCATCCTCGGCATCATCTCCACGCAGCGCCTGCCCATCCCCTCGGCCTCCATGGACATGGCGCACTGCTCCAGGTGCCTCATCCCGTGGACGGAGTTCGGCGGGCTCTACCTCATGGAGATCCAGCGGGTGCTCCGGCCGGGCGGCTTCTGGGTGCTCTCCGGCCCGCCCATCAACTACGAGAACCGGTGGCACGGCTGGAACACCACGGTGGAGGCGCAGAAGGCCGATTTCGACCGGCTCAAGAAGATGCTCGCCAGCATGTGCTTCCGGCTGTACAACAAGAAGGGCGACATCGCCGTGTGGCAGAAGTCCCTCGACGCCGGCTGCTACGACAAGCTGACGCCGGTGACCACCCCGGCCAAGTGCGACGACAGCGTCGACGCCGACGCGGCGTGGTACGTGCCCATGCGCTCCTGCGTGACCGCGCCCAGCCCCAAGTCCCGCGGCAAGGCGCTGCCCAAGTGGCCCCAGAGGCTGGGCGTCGCGCCGGAGCGCGTCTCAGTCGTCCCCGGCGGCAGCGGCAGCACCATGAAGCACGACGACGGCAAGTGGAAGGCGGCGGTAAAGCACTACAAGGCGCTGCTGCCCGCGCTGGGGAGCGACAAGGTGCGGAACGTCATGGACATGAGCACCGTGTACGGAGGGTTCGCGGCGAGCCTCGTCAAGGACCCTGTGTGGGTCATGAACGTCGTCTCCTCCTACGGGCCCAACTCCCTCGGCGTCGTCTACGACAGAGGACTCATCGGCACCAACCACGACTG GTGCGAGGCCTTCTCCACGTACCCACGGACGTACGATCTGCTGCACGCCGACGGCCTCTTCGCCGCAGAATCACACAG ATGCGAGATGAAGTTTGTGCTTGTTGAGATGGACCGCATCCTTCGTCCGACCGGCTACGCCATCATCCGGGACAACCCCTACTTCCTCGACTCCGTGGCCTCCATCGCGAAGGGCATGAGATGGACCTGCGACAGGCATgacaccgagaacaaggagaatGAGAAGGAGAAGCTCCTCATCTGCCACAAGCAGCTCTGGTCGGCAAAGAAGGCATAG